From the genome of Acomys russatus chromosome 27, mAcoRus1.1, whole genome shotgun sequence, one region includes:
- the Kbtbd11 gene encoding kelch repeat and BTB domain-containing protein 11: MENSVAPCVLYPGTEPGTPGEDSLPLPAEEEGATSSAQTPCSLSASLCFSSGDDSPPQSRASAGEGAEASPPSRRSDLRVVETQWEVSSAASPESPEECARPEEPGSPEDLPSRHEHARHVELESLDELGEPVPVPPGVGPAHGEPDLVIEVAGRRLRAHKSVLAARSDYFRARASRDVLRVQGVSFTALRLLLADAYSGRMAGVRPDNVAEVVAGARRLQLPGAAQRATDAMAPQLSLDNCYEVLSAGKRQRLSELRDAAYRFMSDHYLEVLREPAVFGRLSGAERDLLLRRRLCTGRACLLAAALGPTGERAGSRPQSPSGEAESRGDAAVYCYQGEAGEWRELTRLPEGAPTRGCGLCVLFNYLFVAGGVAPAGADGRARPSDQVFCYNPVTDCWSTVRPLRQARSQVQLLALDGHLYAVGGECLLSVERYDPRADRWTAVAPLPRGAFAVAHEAATCNGEIYVSGGSLFYRLLKYDPRRDEWQECPCSSSRERSADMVALDGFLYRFDLCGSRGDAQAAVSPGGGVSVFRYHCLAKQWSQCAVHLRPPGAPAGLQPFRCVALDGIIYCVSRAGTWRFVPSRDTEAGSDVGPGGNFEPEPLGCPLDVRGVLFPFVLNLPEKPDRGEQGAA; encoded by the coding sequence ATGGAGAACTCTGTGGCACCTTGCGTCCTCTACCCGGGGACTGAGCCCGGGACTCCGGGAGAGGATAGCCTGCCGCTGCCAGCGGAGGAGGAGGGCGCTACGTCCTCCGCGCAGACACCCTGCAGTCTGAGCGCCTCGCTGTGCTTTAGCTCCGGGGACGACTCCCCACCGCAGTCTCGCGCCTCTGCCGGGGAGGGCGCCGAAGCCTCTCCGCCTTCTCGCCGCAGCGACCTGCGTGTAGTGGAGACGCAGTGGGAAGTCAGCAGCGCCGCGTCCCCAGAGTCCCCGGAGGAGTGCGCGCGCCCGGAAGAGCCCGGGTCGCCGGAGGATCTCCCTTCCCGCCACGAGCACGCGCGTCATGTGGAGCTTGAATCTTTAGATGAACTCGGGGAGCCCGTGCCGGTACCGCCCGGGGTCGGGCCCGCGCACGGAGAGCCGGACCTAGTCATCGAGGTGGCCGGTCGCCGGTTGCGGGCACATAAGTCCGTGCTGGCGGCGCGCAGCGACTACTTCCGCGCGCGCGCGTCGCGGGACGTGCTGCGGGTGCAAGGCGTGAGCTTCACTGCCCTGCGGCTGCTGCTGGCGGACGCGTACAGCGGGCGCATGGCGGGAGTGCGGCCGGACAACGTGGCCGAGGTAGTGGCCGGCGCGCGCCGCCTCCAGCTGCCCGGCGCTGCGCAGCGCGCCACCGATGCCATGGCGCCCCAGCTGAGCCTGGACAATTGCTACGAGGTGCTGAGCGCCGGCAAGCGGCAGCGGCTGAGCGAGCTGCGCGACGCCGCCTACCGCTTCATGAGCGACCACTATCTGGAGGTGCTCCGCGAGCCCGCCGTCTTCGGCCGCCTGTCCGGTGCAGAGCGCGATCTGCTGCTGCGGCGCCGCCTGTGTACGGGCCGCGCCTGCCTACTGGCCGCTGCACTCGGGCCAACCGGGGAGCGCGCAGGCAGTCGTCCGCAGAGCCCGTCCGGGGAGGCAGAGTCGCGCGGGGACGCGGCTGTTTATTGCTACCAGGGGGAGGCCGGAGAGTGGCGCGAGCTAACACGGCTGCCCGAGGGCGCGCCGACGCGCGGCTGCGGCCTGTGCGTGCTCTTCAACTACCTCTTCGTGGCGGGCGGTGTGGCTCCCGCGGGTGCCGATGGCCGCGCGCGCCCGTCCGACCAGGTGTTTTGCTACAATCCGGTCACCGACTGCTGGAGTACTGTGCGGCCGCTGCGCCAGGCGCGCTCGCAGGTGCAGCTGTTGGCCTTAGACGGCCACCTATACGCCGTGGGCGGTGAGTGCCTGCTCAGCGTGGAGCGCTATGACCCGCGAGCCGACCGCTGGACCGCGGTGGCCCCGCTGCCCCGGGGCGCCTTCGCAGTGGCCCATGAAGCTGCCACCTGCAACGGCGAGATCTATGTATCCGGGGGCTCGCTCTTCTACCGCCTGCTCAAGTACGACCCCCGGCGAGATGAGTGGCAAGAGTGCccgtgcagcagcagcagagagcgCTCTGCCGACATGGTGGCCCTCGACGGCTTCCTCTACCGCTTTGACTTGTGTGGGAGCCGCGGTGACGCTCAGGCTGCAGTCAGCCCAGGTGGCGGGGTTAGCGTCTTCCGCTACCATTGCTTGGCCAAGCAGTGGAGCCAGTGTGCTGTACACCTGCGGCCCCCGGGCGCGCCCGCAGGCTTGCAGCCTTTCCGCTGCGTCGCCCTGGATGGTATCATCTACTGTGTGAGCCGCGCGGGAACCTGGCGTTTCGTGCCTTCTAGGGACACAGAGGCTGGCAGCGATGTGGGACCTGGTGGCAACTTTGAGCCAGAGCCCCTGGGATGCCCCCTGGATGTCCGGGGTGTACTCTTTCCATTTGTGCTCAACCTGCCTGAGAAGCCTGACCGTGGGGAGCAGGGTGCAGCCTAG